In a single window of the Rhopalosiphum padi isolate XX-2018 chromosome 1, ASM2088224v1, whole genome shotgun sequence genome:
- the LOC132929944 gene encoding 28 kDa heat- and acid-stable phosphoprotein-like, giving the protein MPRGKWTNHKGRSRRFTNPEELEEQRKREEQERRWKKNNRGDDESSSEEEKPVTKGDKSNSEDESESESESEEESDDNKKGVAGLIQIENPNRRQLKAKKLATLNETLDTAEPAQLSRREREEVERQRKKLHYQKLQAEGKTDEARADLARLAIIKQQRAEAAKKREDEKKEKEMAKIQKSAEMQKALGK; this is encoded by the exons ATGCCAAGAG GAAAATGGACTAATCACAAGGGAAGGAGTCGCAGGTTTACAAACCCCGAAGAATTAGAAGAACAGAGAAAACGTGAAGAACAGGAAAGAAGGTGGAAGAAAAATAACAGAGGTGATGATGAATCATCAAGTGAAGAAGAAAAACCCGTGACCAAAGGAGACAAAAGCAATAGTGAGGATGAATCGGAGAGTGAAAGCGAATCTGAAGAAGAATCCGacgat AATAAAAAAGGTGTTGCTGGTCTGATACAAATCGAAAATCCAAATAGGAGACAGTTAAAAGCAAAGAAATTAGCTACGCTTAACGAAACCTTAGATACAGCAGAACCAGCTCAGTTATCTAGGCGTGAAAG AGAAGAAGTTGAAAGACAACGGAAAAAACTGCATTATCAAAAGCTGCAAGCTGAAGGTAAAACAGATGAAGCAAGAGCAGATTTAGCTAGATTAGCAATCATAAAACAACAACGTGCAGAAGCTGCAAAAAAGAGGGAGGATGAGAAAAAAG aaaaagagATGGCCAAGATTCAAAAATCAGCCGAGATGCAAAAAGCacttggaaaataa
- the LOC132929951 gene encoding intraflagellar transport protein 20 homolog — translation MADSVPVSDVVCVDDMGKARVMEPVLADKVAGLRDQCAEFMSDIELYRESVDTFIGVMDHLAKQVEREKRDAIVVSNKLASLPNKAEEEIAKLKSLIEQKTTELERYKVEHRSLQKIESDQTDLIHRLSFQN, via the exons ATGGCTGACAGCGTACCCGTGTCGGATGTCGTTTGCGTCGACGACATGGGTAAGGCTAGAGTCATGGAACCCGTGTTGGCGGACAAGGTGGCCGGTCTGAGGGATCAATGCGCAGAATTCATGAGCG atatAGAGCTGTACCGCGAGTCGGTTGACACGTTTATTGGCGTCATGGACCATCTGGCCAAACAGGTGGAGCGAGAAAAGCGAGATGCGATTGTAGTGTCGAACAAGCTGGCGTCGTTGCCTAACAAGGCGGAAGAAGAAATCGCCAAGTTAAAA tCGCTAATCGAACAAAAGACAACGGAGCTCGAACGTTACAAGGTAGAGCACAGATCGCTTCAAAAAATCGAATCCGACCAAACGGACTTAATACATCGATTATCGTTTCAAAACTAA